The sequence CGGTGCACGCTCCGGTGAACATCTGCGGCAACACGGTGAGCGTCGTCGGACTGCTCAACCCGTCGGCGGGCAACAGCTGCGGCCACCACGCCGGCACCCCGGCGGACCGGCCCGGCGGCACCGGCGGCTCGCGCGCGCACGGCCACACCGGCGGCTCGCCGGGCGTCGGCTCCGGCAACACCGTCCAGGTGCCGGTCGACGTCCCGGTGAACGTGTGCGGCAACAGCGTCGACGTCATCGGCGTGGGCAACGCCACGACGGGCAACGACTGCGCCGACGACGGGGGCTACGGCAACCCGCCCGGCAGGCCGGGCGGACCGGGAGAGCCGGGGCGTCCCGGACAGCCGGGCCGGCCCGGTCAGCCCGGCAAGCCCGGAGAACCGGGCCACCCCGGCCTGCCGGGAAAGCCCGGCAACCCCGGTCACCCCGGCGAGCCGGGTCACCCGGTCGAGCCCGGACAGCCCGCTCACCCCGGCCCGGCCACCCCGCCCCGCGACCACGCCCCCGCTCACCACGGCGGGTCCCGGGTGACGGCTCACGCGAGCCACTCCGCGCAGCCGGTGGCCGACGGTCGGCTCGCGCACACGGGCGGTGACGTGCCGCTCGGCATCGCGCTGCCGGCCGGCGCGGGCGCGCTGCTCGCGGGCACCGTCCTCTACCGCAAGGCCCGCGCCACGCGCTGAGGCACGGCGCCGAGCGGACGGACGTGAGCGGAAAACGGAGCGGGCCCTGCCATGCCGGCGGGGCCCGCTCCGTTCGTGCCCGATCACATCCCCGGGCTCACCATGTGGCTCGCACCTGGCGGATGATCCGCCGGCGCAACCGCACCCTGCGACTGCCGTCGCGCAACAGACTCAGTCGGTCCAACTCCCAGTGTCCGTACTCGGCATGATCCGTCAGCAGACGTGTCGCCTCCTTGCGGGAGACCCCGCGCGGCACGTACA comes from Streptomyces sp. SCL15-4 and encodes:
- a CDS encoding DUF5703 family protein → MPEYEFVDVYVPRGVSRKEATRLLTDHAEYGHWELDRLSLLRDGSRRVRLRRRIIRQVRATW
- a CDS encoding chaplin codes for the protein MRQGTRKGLMTMAAATGVIAAASGYAHADSGATGIAGGSPGVLSGNTVQAPVHAPVNICGNTVSVVGLLNPSAGNSCGHHAGTPADRPGGTGGSRAHGHTGGSPGVGSGNTVQVPVDVPVNVCGNSVDVIGVGNATTGNDCADDGGYGNPPGRPGGPGEPGRPGQPGRPGQPGKPGEPGHPGLPGKPGNPGHPGEPGHPVEPGQPAHPGPATPPRDHAPAHHGGSRVTAHASHSAQPVADGRLAHTGGDVPLGIALPAGAGALLAGTVLYRKARATR